A portion of the Bacteroides faecium genome contains these proteins:
- a CDS encoding sugar O-acetyltransferase, translating into MTEKEKMLAGEIYDCGDPELLQRWHYAKELQLRYNNTDSRNSEELSAILDELLGSHGDNVWISAPFFVDYGENIHIGSHVEINMNCVFLDCNRITIGDNCGIGPGVHIYAVTHPVNPTERLSPNSQFWKSLTAPVTIGNNVWIGGSSVVLPGVTIGDNVTIGAGSVVTKDIPSNSLAVGNPCRVIREV; encoded by the coding sequence ATGACAGAAAAAGAAAAGATGCTTGCCGGAGAAATATATGATTGCGGCGATCCGGAATTACTCCAACGTTGGCATTATGCAAAGGAACTTCAGCTCCGATATAATAATACGGATAGTAGGAACAGTGAAGAGTTATCTGCTATTTTGGATGAATTATTAGGTTCACATGGAGATAATGTTTGGATTTCAGCGCCTTTCTTTGTAGATTACGGAGAGAATATACATATAGGCAGTCATGTTGAGATAAACATGAATTGTGTCTTTTTGGATTGCAACCGCATTACGATTGGAGACAATTGCGGTATAGGTCCCGGAGTACATATCTACGCGGTTACCCATCCGGTGAATCCGACAGAACGACTGTCTCCAAACAGCCAGTTCTGGAAGTCACTCACTGCTCCGGTTACGATTGGAAATAACGTATGGATTGGCGGTAGCTCCGTTGTTTTGCCGGGAGTTACTATTGGTGACAATGTGACTATTGGAGCCGGAAGCGTAGTGACTAAAGATATTCCGTCGAATAGTCTGGCGGTAGGAAATCCTTGCCGCGTTATACGGGAAGTTTAG
- a CDS encoding MmcQ/YjbR family DNA-binding protein produces MNIEDYREYCLSVKGATECMPFGDHTLVFKVMDKMFTFATLRPKDGRFWADMKCNPDKSAELIEQYEDIFYGPFSDKKHWITVYLEGDVSDKLIKELISHSVEEVIKKLPKKKQEEYRVMFLNGNSWK; encoded by the coding sequence ATGAATATCGAAGATTACAGAGAATATTGCTTGTCGGTCAAAGGGGCAACAGAATGTATGCCATTTGGTGATCATACTTTAGTTTTTAAAGTGATGGACAAAATGTTCACTTTTGCAACTCTGCGACCTAAGGACGGGAGATTCTGGGCTGATATGAAATGTAATCCTGATAAGTCGGCAGAATTAATAGAGCAATATGAGGATATCTTTTATGGACCATTTTCAGATAAGAAGCATTGGATAACGGTCTATTTGGAAGGAGATGTTTCCGATAAACTTATAAAAGAGTTGATTAGTCATTCGGTAGAGGAAGTCATAAAGAAATTGCCGAAGAAAAAGCAAGAAGAATATAGAGTTATGTTTTTGAACGGAAATTCCTGGAAATAG
- a CDS encoding AraC family transcriptional regulator, whose translation MKRENLHQPFEISFSELDESLLKEHDHTFFELVYILSGTGIQWINNNKFSYHDGHLFMLTPGDSHSFDIHTTTKFVNIKFNDIYIHSAVLGAENIHRLEFILQHANHQPGCILRNKTDKLLVKPMIEAIIREYINKKLYSKEIIAQLINTIIIVVARNIAMFLPEQVDECSEEKALDILQYIQTHIYQSDKIKAKAISQQFGISESYLGRYFKKHTNETMQQYILNYKLKLVENRLLHSQMRISEIVTELGFTDESHLNKLFKKYRGCSPSNFRKKGTV comes from the coding sequence ATGAAGAGAGAAAACCTACATCAACCGTTTGAGATTAGTTTTAGTGAACTTGACGAATCGCTATTGAAGGAACACGACCATACCTTTTTCGAATTGGTGTATATCCTGTCGGGTACAGGTATTCAATGGATAAATAATAATAAATTTTCCTACCATGATGGGCATTTATTTATGCTAACTCCCGGAGATTCCCATTCTTTTGATATACATACCACGACAAAGTTTGTCAATATCAAGTTTAATGATATCTATATTCACTCTGCGGTTTTGGGTGCTGAAAACATACATAGACTGGAATTCATTTTGCAACATGCCAATCATCAACCCGGATGTATCTTGAGAAATAAGACTGATAAGTTGTTGGTCAAACCGATGATAGAAGCTATTATCCGGGAATATATCAATAAAAAACTGTATAGTAAAGAGATTATAGCCCAGCTAATTAATACAATAATAATTGTTGTGGCGCGTAATATTGCGATGTTTCTGCCTGAACAAGTCGATGAGTGTTCGGAAGAAAAAGCACTTGATATTCTGCAATATATTCAAACCCATATTTACCAGTCCGATAAGATTAAGGCAAAAGCTATAAGTCAACAATTCGGTATTTCAGAAAGTTACTTGGGACGTTACTTTAAAAAACATACGAATGAGACAATGCAGCAATATATATTGAATTACAAACTAAAACTAGTCGAGAATAGATTGCTTCACAGTCAAATGAGAATCAGTGAAATAGTAACCGAATTGGGCTTTACTGATGAAAGTCACCTGAATAAGTTATTTAAGAAATATAGAGGATGCAGCCCTTCCAATTTCCGGAAAAAGGGAACGGTATAA
- a CDS encoding ATP-binding protein — MKTTDSEQKGTDMELEQYRTRLEQMVEEKSKDLIAIQENLEATNRRQALFIKVLQILQLEPDIPTAMNMALAEIGRYTGVDRLATWENHLDGVTYGCTYEWCNEGIEPAIDYLRSMTIEAGKPWFDMFEDNNIICTSDIYSLDPFISQMLEVQGVKAIAVFPLSQLGIHFGFLSFNFCWNKQWDEKDVELMSQISQIVSTATKRWQVEVSLQQSQRTMQKVLDNINANVFVCDYDTMEVLFANKPFREEAGQVPERAKCWKMLNAGLEGACVHCPKPQLLDADRKLTGVHFWEDYNPVTERWYTIQSMAIKWLDGRWAIMELATDITTRKHVELELIQSKEKAEEADRLKSAFLANMSHEIRTPLNAIVGFSSLLAETDEAELRQSYMSLVQENNELLLNLISDILDISKIEAGTIELTISSVDLHQLCKEVIATFLHKKHDEAVELRFDESSPQIVMDADKNRIVQVLSNFMTNALKFTTKGSITLSYTLEDNGQLRFCVTDTGKGIPAEQRDEIFNRFVKLDSFAQGAGLGLSICQSLVERMGGRIGVESREGKGSCFWFTHPYLSDTQSSLEIVAENEQLPIPKTTPRNYKPLILVAEDIDSNYLLIEALLRKDYRLLRAHDGSEAIELFNAQTPDLILMDMKMPGMGGIETTSLLRKTGTQVPIVALTAFAYANDKSLAFNAGCNDFLTKPVSPPELRRIVSKWTAK; from the coding sequence ATGAAAACTACCGATTCCGAGCAAAAAGGAACCGATATGGAACTGGAGCAGTACCGTACCCGGCTCGAACAAATGGTCGAAGAAAAATCTAAAGACCTGATTGCTATTCAGGAAAATCTCGAAGCGACCAACCGGCGACAGGCATTGTTCATCAAGGTACTGCAAATACTCCAATTGGAACCCGATATACCCACAGCCATGAATATGGCACTTGCCGAAATCGGCCGTTATACAGGTGTTGACCGTTTGGCGACATGGGAAAATCATTTGGACGGTGTAACCTACGGCTGCACTTATGAATGGTGTAACGAAGGAATCGAACCTGCCATAGATTACTTGCGGAGTATGACTATCGAAGCGGGAAAACCTTGGTTTGATATGTTCGAAGATAACAACATCATTTGTACATCCGATATTTATTCGCTCGACCCTTTCATTTCCCAAATGCTCGAAGTGCAAGGAGTAAAGGCCATTGCTGTTTTTCCCCTGTCACAGTTGGGGATACATTTCGGCTTCCTTTCGTTCAACTTTTGCTGGAACAAGCAATGGGATGAGAAAGATGTGGAACTCATGAGCCAAATTTCACAAATTGTATCTACCGCTACGAAGCGTTGGCAGGTCGAAGTATCCCTGCAACAGTCGCAACGTACCATGCAAAAGGTATTGGATAATATCAATGCCAATGTTTTTGTCTGTGATTATGATACAATGGAAGTGCTTTTTGCAAATAAACCTTTTAGGGAAGAAGCCGGGCAAGTGCCGGAAAGAGCGAAATGTTGGAAGATGTTGAATGCCGGATTGGAAGGTGCATGCGTGCATTGTCCGAAACCACAATTACTCGATGCCGACCGCAAGCTCACAGGCGTTCATTTTTGGGAAGACTATAATCCTGTTACCGAACGTTGGTACACCATCCAAAGTATGGCGATTAAATGGCTCGACGGACGGTGGGCAATCATGGAACTTGCCACCGACATCACTACCCGCAAACACGTAGAGTTGGAATTGATTCAGTCTAAAGAAAAAGCCGAAGAAGCGGACAGGCTTAAATCGGCATTCCTCGCTAACATGAGCCACGAGATACGCACTCCCCTGAATGCCATTGTAGGCTTTTCGAGCCTGCTTGCCGAAACTGATGAGGCGGAACTGCGTCAATCATATATGTCACTGGTACAAGAGAACAATGAACTGTTACTCAACCTTATTTCCGATATTCTGGATATTTCCAAAATAGAAGCCGGAACAATAGAACTCACTATATCAAGTGTAGATTTACATCAACTTTGCAAAGAAGTGATAGCTACTTTCTTGCATAAGAAACATGATGAAGCAGTAGAACTTCGTTTTGATGAAAGTTCACCGCAGATAGTGATGGATGCCGATAAAAATAGAATCGTGCAGGTACTTTCTAATTTCATGACCAATGCCTTGAAATTTACCACCAAAGGCTCGATTACTCTTTCCTATACTTTAGAGGATAACGGTCAGCTACGTTTCTGTGTAACGGATACGGGCAAAGGTATTCCTGCCGAACAGCGAGATGAAATCTTCAATCGTTTTGTGAAACTCGACTCATTCGCACAAGGCGCCGGTCTTGGGCTTTCAATATGCCAAAGTTTGGTCGAACGGATGGGCGGAAGAATTGGGGTCGAATCCCGTGAAGGAAAAGGCTCCTGTTTTTGGTTCACACACCCATACCTATCCGATACCCAATCTTCCTTGGAAATAGTAGCGGAAAACGAACAACTTCCAATCCCAAAGACTACCCCAAGAAACTATAAACCTCTGATTCTGGTAGCCGAGGATATAGACAGCAACTACTTGCTGATTGAAGCGTTACTGAGAAAAGATTATCGCTTATTGAGAGCACACGATGGCAGCGAAGCCATAGAGCTTTTCAACGCCCAAACTCCCGACCTCATACTTATGGATATGAAAATGCCGGGTATGGGCGGAATAGAAACGACCAGCCTGTTAAGAAAAACCGGAACTCAAGTTCCCATTGTCGCACTTACGGCCTTTGCTTATGCCAACGATAAATCACTGGCTTTCAATGCGGGTTGCAATGATTTTCTGACTAAGCCTGTCTCGCCGCCCGAGCTGCGTAGAATAGTTAGTAAATGGACAGCGAAATAA
- a CDS encoding sugar O-acetyltransferase gives MKTEMEKCLAGEWYDCHDKVFMELKSKTHRLLMKYNSVSYEQKKEKYEILKLMFGSIGVNVSVGHSFICDYGCNIHIGNNVTVNTGCTFVDCNKITIGNNVLIAPNVQIYTATHPIDLNERLTPVETSEGYEYVRHTFALPVSIEDGCWIGGGVIILPGITIGKGSVIGAGSVVTKSIPADSLAVGNPCRTIRKINESTRI, from the coding sequence ATGAAAACAGAAATGGAGAAATGCCTGGCTGGTGAATGGTATGATTGTCACGACAAGGTATTTATGGAATTGAAAAGTAAAACTCACCGTTTGTTAATGAAATACAACTCGGTATCTTATGAACAGAAAAAAGAAAAATATGAGATTCTGAAACTTATGTTCGGCAGTATTGGAGTGAATGTCTCTGTTGGTCATTCTTTTATTTGTGATTATGGCTGTAATATTCATATTGGAAACAATGTCACCGTAAATACCGGTTGCACATTTGTAGATTGCAATAAAATCACCATAGGAAATAATGTACTGATAGCTCCCAACGTACAGATTTACACGGCAACCCATCCGATAGATTTGAATGAACGGCTTACTCCGGTAGAAACTTCGGAAGGTTACGAATACGTCCGCCACACATTTGCACTACCGGTATCCATTGAGGATGGTTGCTGGATTGGTGGTGGAGTGATTATTTTACCCGGCATCACGATTGGGAAAGGTAGTGTTATCGGTGCAGGCAGCGTTGTTACCAAAAGCATTCCTGCCGACAGTTTGGCTGTAGGAAATCCATGCAGGACGATTCGTAAAATCAATGAAAGCACAAGGATATGA
- a CDS encoding MFS transporter, with product MNNWKKKFIIIWSGQLFSILSSSIAQFAIVLWISLETGSAEVLSFATIAALLPQVILGPFAGVFVDRWSRKWTMILADSFVALCSAVIALLFYLDVIEIWQIYLLLMLRSIGSAFHAPAMKSSIPLLAPEKELTRIASINQTIQALCNICGPVLGAALIVSTNMSVVMLLDVVGAAIACTSLLFVFIPNPEKTETETTNNVLRDMKDGFIAIRSNQGLKWVMVTEILITFFIMPVVALIPLMTLKNFSGTAYQVSLIELLFGSGALVGGILLGVWNPRVRKVVMINLSYVIVGVSIFITGMLPPSAFIIYAIMAVVQGISMPFYSGPFTALLQTQIEVSFLGRVFSLFDSISLLPSLLGLLATGFIADAIGIANVFVICGIAIVMTGILAFFIPSIMNLERK from the coding sequence ATGAATAATTGGAAAAAGAAATTTATCATCATATGGTCGGGACAATTGTTCTCCATCCTCAGCAGTTCTATTGCCCAGTTCGCCATTGTTCTGTGGATTAGTCTTGAGACTGGTTCGGCAGAAGTCCTCTCGTTTGCCACTATTGCCGCCTTGTTGCCCCAAGTTATATTAGGTCCTTTTGCCGGAGTATTCGTTGACCGTTGGAGCCGGAAATGGACAATGATATTAGCGGATAGTTTCGTAGCACTTTGTTCAGCCGTCATTGCGTTGCTGTTCTATCTGGATGTTATCGAGATTTGGCAGATTTATCTGTTGCTTATGCTCCGTTCCATCGGAAGTGCTTTTCATGCGCCTGCCATGAAATCATCCATACCATTGCTTGCTCCTGAAAAAGAGTTGACCCGCATCGCCAGTATCAATCAGACCATACAGGCATTATGCAATATCTGCGGTCCCGTACTGGGTGCCGCACTGATTGTCAGTACGAATATGAGTGTAGTAATGTTGCTCGATGTCGTTGGGGCAGCTATAGCCTGCACCTCACTATTGTTTGTCTTTATCCCTAATCCGGAGAAAACAGAAACGGAAACAACCAATAATGTGCTTCGTGACATGAAAGACGGATTTATAGCGATTCGCAGCAACCAAGGTTTGAAATGGGTGATGGTAACTGAGATTCTCATCACTTTCTTCATCATGCCCGTTGTTGCCCTAATCCCTCTGATGACATTGAAGAATTTTTCGGGAACTGCCTACCAGGTCAGCTTGATAGAACTTCTTTTCGGCTCGGGGGCATTAGTGGGTGGTATTCTACTGGGGGTATGGAATCCGCGTGTCCGAAAAGTCGTGATGATAAATCTGTCTTACGTTATTGTAGGTGTTTCTATTTTTATTACCGGAATGCTTCCCCCTTCGGCATTTATTATTTACGCTATCATGGCGGTAGTACAAGGCATATCCATGCCGTTCTATTCCGGTCCGTTCACTGCTTTACTGCAAACACAAATCGAAGTATCTTTCTTGGGACGTGTATTTTCATTGTTCGACAGTATCAGTTTGCTGCCTTCTTTATTAGGACTGTTGGCTACCGGATTTATAGCAGATGCCATCGGCATCGCTAATGTATTTGTCATATGTGGCATTGCAATTGTAATGACGGGTATTCTCGCATTTTTCATTCCGTCAATAATGAATCTGGAAAGGAAATAA
- a CDS encoding HAD family hydrolase, which yields MIKLVAFDLDGTIGDTIPMCISAFKKAAAPYANHELTEKEIIQTFGLNEEGMIRQVITGDNWQKALDDFYDVYKKMHAIKCPHPFEGIVELIGELKKKSIVIALVTGKGEKSCTITLKQFNMEECFDYIKTGSSERNRKAEHLNNLLVEYNLQPYEMVYIGDAVSDIMACQKVGIKCLSAAWAVSDMDICNIKEHNKEHLFYSIESLRFFLTESFESI from the coding sequence ATGATTAAATTAGTTGCATTTGATTTGGATGGTACAATTGGAGATACTATACCAATGTGTATAAGCGCCTTCAAGAAAGCAGCAGCTCCCTATGCTAACCATGAATTAACAGAAAAAGAAATCATTCAAACTTTCGGGTTGAATGAAGAAGGAATGATTAGACAAGTTATTACCGGAGATAATTGGCAAAAGGCTTTAGATGACTTTTATGATGTCTATAAAAAGATGCATGCTATAAAATGCCCACATCCTTTTGAAGGTATAGTAGAATTGATTGGAGAATTGAAAAAGAAATCTATCGTTATTGCTTTAGTCACAGGTAAAGGAGAAAAGAGTTGTACTATTACATTGAAGCAATTTAATATGGAAGAATGTTTTGACTACATCAAAACCGGAAGTTCCGAGAGAAACAGAAAAGCAGAGCATCTTAATAACTTATTGGTTGAATACAATTTACAACCTTATGAGATGGTATATATCGGAGACGCTGTTTCGGATATTATGGCTTGTCAGAAGGTTGGAATAAAATGTTTGTCCGCTGCATGGGCAGTATCCGATATGGATATTTGCAATATAAAAGAGCATAATAAAGAACATCTATTTTATTCGATCGAATCGCTTCGCTTCTTTTTGACGGAAAGTTTTGAATCTATTTGA
- a CDS encoding carbon-nitrogen hydrolase family protein: MKIGIVQLKPLKGDIEGNLNKHLKLIGAALEKQPDLLMFPELSLTGYEPELAKELATNSDDSRLTPLQEVSDKYHIILCVGIPTKKDNELFISMIIFRPNKERVAYSKQYLYPTEKGIFTAGHTPYIISYDEANRIAPAICYELSNNEHIDYARKMNATVYMASVLNSVNGVDGDIEKLSKIASTNQMTTFMSNYIGESGGYECAGKSSIWNSKGELLAQLDDKTEGILIYDTQTEAIDSITKLPV; the protein is encoded by the coding sequence ATGAAAATCGGTATCGTACAACTAAAACCTCTTAAAGGGGATATTGAGGGAAATCTGAATAAACATTTGAAATTAATAGGTGCTGCATTAGAAAAGCAGCCGGATTTACTTATGTTTCCGGAATTGTCATTGACAGGTTATGAACCCGAACTGGCTAAAGAGTTAGCTACTAATTCAGATGACAGCCGCTTAACTCCTTTACAGGAAGTAAGTGATAAATATCATATCATTTTATGTGTCGGTATTCCTACCAAAAAGGATAATGAGTTATTTATCAGTATGATTATCTTCCGTCCTAATAAAGAAAGGGTTGCTTATTCGAAGCAATACTTATATCCTACTGAAAAAGGGATATTTACAGCCGGACACACCCCTTATATTATTTCTTATGACGAAGCAAACAGAATTGCTCCGGCTATATGCTACGAATTATCCAATAATGAACATATAGACTATGCACGCAAAATGAATGCGACAGTCTACATGGCAAGCGTACTAAACTCAGTCAATGGCGTAGACGGCGATATAGAAAAACTCTCAAAGATAGCTTCTACCAACCAAATGACGACTTTCATGTCAAACTATATCGGAGAATCAGGCGGATATGAATGTGCCGGAAAATCATCTATCTGGAATTCTAAAGGAGAATTACTTGCACAGTTAGATGATAAAACGGAAGGCATACTGATTTACGATACCCAAACAGAAGCCATTGACAGCATAACTAAACTTCCCGTATAA